A section of the Streptomyces sp. V3I8 genome encodes:
- a CDS encoding FMN-dependent NADH-azoreductase, with protein MATLLHIDSSVLPGSASASRAVTDAFRKAWEEEHPEGTVVYRDLYANPVPHISADGHTAAFTDPSEHTPEQAAAFARRLEFIEELEGADAVLIGAPMYNFSIPSTLKAWLDNVIVVGRTAGETPTAKGTPVTIVASRGGAYGPGTPREGYEYVRNYLEAVLKDMLGLDVEFIVPELTMASQVPAMAELVPLAEASRAKALEDAAAKGRTLAEQFTSKAA; from the coding sequence ATGGCCACCCTGTTGCACATCGACTCGTCCGTCCTCCCCGGTTCCGCCTCGGCGTCCCGCGCCGTCACGGACGCCTTCCGCAAGGCCTGGGAGGAGGAGCACCCGGAGGGCACGGTGGTCTACCGCGACCTCTACGCGAACCCGGTCCCGCACATCTCGGCCGACGGTCACACCGCCGCCTTCACCGACCCCTCGGAGCACACCCCGGAGCAGGCCGCGGCCTTCGCCCGGCGCCTGGAGTTCATCGAGGAGCTGGAGGGGGCGGACGCCGTGCTGATCGGCGCGCCCATGTACAACTTCTCGATCCCCTCGACCCTCAAGGCGTGGCTGGACAACGTGATCGTCGTCGGCCGCACGGCCGGTGAGACCCCGACCGCCAAGGGCACCCCGGTCACCATCGTGGCCAGCCGCGGCGGCGCCTACGGGCCGGGCACGCCCCGTGAGGGCTACGAGTACGTGCGGAACTACCTGGAGGCCGTCCTCAAGGACATGCTCGGCCTGGACGTCGAGTTCATCGTCCCGGAGCTCACGATGGCCTCGCAGGTCCCGGCGATGGCGGAGCTGGTCCCGCTCGCCGAGGCGTCCCGCGCCAAGGCCCTGGAGGACGCGGCCGCCAAGGGCCGGACCCTCGCGGAGCAGTTCACGTCGAAGGCCGCCTGA
- a CDS encoding helix-turn-helix domain-containing protein, giving the protein MALQENHDAASCRRVDDGITRVFQVLGKRWTGPIVAVLLPAPVHFADLRRAIPGISERMLSDRLTELAGVGVVVREVDEGPPLRVSYRLTEAGSALEPALTELGAWAEKYLTEEGRCPERFRK; this is encoded by the coding sequence ATGGCGCTGCAGGAAAACCACGACGCTGCGTCGTGCCGACGGGTCGACGACGGCATCACCCGCGTCTTCCAGGTGCTCGGTAAACGCTGGACGGGCCCGATCGTGGCGGTGCTCCTGCCCGCCCCCGTGCACTTCGCCGACCTGCGCCGGGCCATCCCCGGCATCAGCGAGCGCATGCTCTCCGACCGGCTGACCGAACTGGCGGGCGTCGGAGTGGTGGTGCGCGAGGTCGACGAGGGCCCGCCGCTGCGCGTCTCCTACCGCCTCACGGAGGCCGGCTCCGCGCTGGAGCCCGCGCTCACCGAACTGGGCGCGTGGGCGGAGAAGTACCTGACGGAGGAAGGCCGTTGCCCGGAGCGGTTCCGGAAGTAG